A part of Neovison vison isolate M4711 chromosome 6, ASM_NN_V1, whole genome shotgun sequence genomic DNA contains:
- the HOOK2 gene encoding protein Hook homolog 2 isoform X2 gives MSVDKAELCGSLLTWLQTFHVPSPCTSPQDLSSGLAVAYVLNQIDPSWFNEAWLQGISDDPGPNWRLKVSNLKTILQSLVEYSQDVLGHPVLEQHLPDVSLIGEFSDPEELGKLLQLVLGCAISCEKKQEHIQRIMTLEESVQHVVMEAIQELMTKDTSDSLSPETYGNFDNQSRRYYFLSEEADEGDELRQRCLDLERQLVLLAEEKQSLAQENAALRERAGRPEGEGAAGLTAKKLLLLQSQLEQLQEENFRLENGREDERLHCAELEREVSELQQRNQALTSLAQEAQALKDEMDELRQSSERAGQLEATLSSCRRRLGELRELRRQVRQLEERNAGHAERTRQLEDELRRAGSLRAQLEAQRRQVQELQGQRQEEAMKAEKWLFECRNLEEKYELVTKEKERLLAERDSLREANEELRCAQLQPRGPTQADPSLDPTSPAVENLAAEILPAELRETLLRLQLENKQLCQQEAAYRERQEELQRLLEDANRARHGLETQLRLNQQQLLELRAQVEDLQKALQEQGGKTEDSALLKRKLEEHLQKLHEADLELQRKREYIEELEPPADSGTARRIEELQHSLQKKDADLRAMEERYRCYVDRVHTVMQTREPKQRPSGGAPPELHTLRTQLRERDVRIRHLEMDFEKSRSQREQEEKLLISAWYNMGMALQQRAGEERAPAHAQSFLAQQRLATNTRRGPLGRLASLNTRPTDKH, from the exons ATGAGTGTGGACAAGGCCGAGCTATGCGGGTCTCTGCTCACCTGG ttgCAGACGTTCCACGTCCCGTCCCCCTGTACCAGCCCCCAGGACCTGAGCAGTGGACTCGCCGTAGCCTATGTGCTGAACCAGAT AGACCCTTCCTGGTTCAACGAGGCGTGGCTTCAGGGCATCTCAGATGACCCAGGTCCCAACTGGAGGCTGAAG GTTAGCAATCTGAAGACCATCTTACAGAGCTTGGTGGAGTACTCCCAGGAT GTCCTGGGACATCCTGTTTTGGAGCAGCACCTTCCAGACGTGAGCCTCATTGGCGAGTTTTCAGACCCAGAAGAACTTGGCAAGCTGCTTCAGCTGGTGCTTGGCTGTGCCATCAGTTGCGAGAAGAAGCAGG AACACATCCAGAGAATCATGACACTGGAGGAATCTGTGCAGCATGTGGTAATGGAAGCCATCCAGGAG CTCATGACCAAAGACACCTCTGACTCCCTGTCACCAGAAACATATGGGAACTTTGATAACCAG TCCCGAAGGTACTACTTTCTGAGTGAGGAGGCCGATGAAGGGGATGAACTTCGGCAGCGCTGTCTGGACCTAGAGCGGCAG CTGGTGCTCCTGGCCGAGGAGAAGCAGAGCCTGGCCCAGGAGAACGCGGCGCTGCGGGAGCGGGCTGGCCGGCCAGAGGGCGAGGGCGCTGCGGGCCTCACTGCCAAGAAGCTGTTGCTGCTGCAGTCCCAGCTGGAGCAGCTGCAGGAGGAGAACTTCAG gctggagAACGGCAGGGAGGACGAGCGCCTGCACTGTGCCGAGCTGGAGCGGGAGGTCTCGGAGCTGCAGCAGCGGAACCAGGCACTGACCAGTCTGGCTCAGGAGGCGCAGGCGCTGAAGGATGAGATGGACGAGCTGCG GCAGTCCTCTGAGCGTGCTGGACAGCTGGAGGCCACGCTGAGCAGCTGTCGGCGCCGGCTGGGTGAGCTGCGGGAGCTGAGGCGGCAGGTGCGGCAGCTGGAGGAGCGCAACGCCGGCCACGCCGAGCGTACCCGGCAGCTGGAGGATGAGCTACGCCGGGCTGGCTCGCTTCGTGCCCAGCTCGAGGCACAGCGGCGGCAG GTTCAGGAACTTCAGGGCCAAAGGCAGGAGGAGGCCATGAAGGCTGAGAAATGGCTCTTCGAGTGTCGAAATCTGGAGGAGAAGTACGAGTTGGTGACAAAGGAGAAGGAG CGGCTGCTGGCAGAGAGGGACTCCTTGCGGGAGGCCAATGAGGAACTGCGCTGTGCCCAGCTCCAGCCCCGGGGGCCGACCCAGGCTG ACCCTTCGCTGGATCCCACCTCACCAGCTGTGGAAAACTTAGCAGCAGAGATCCTACCTGCGGAGCTGAG GGAGACGCTCCTGCGGCTTCAGCTGGAGAACAAGCAGCTGTGCCAGCAGGAGGCGGCCTACCGGGAGCGGCAGGAGGAGCTGCAGCGCCTCCTGGAGGACGCCAACCGCGCGCGCCACGGGCTGGAAACCCAGCTGCG GCTGAACCAGCAGCAGCTGTTGGAGCTGCGGGCGCAGGTGGAGGACTTGCAGAAGGCCTTGCAAGAGCAGGGGGGCAAGACTGAGGAT TCCGCCCTGCTGAAGAGGAAGCTGGAGGAACATCT GCAGAAGCTGCATGAAGCGGATCTGGAGCTGCAGAGGAAGCGAGAATACATCGAGGAGTTGGAACCGCCTGCTGACAGCGGCA CAGCCCGGCGTATTGAGGAGCTGCAGCATAGCCTGCAGAAGAAGGATGCGGACCTGCGGGCCATGGAAGAGCGCTACCGCTGCTACGTGGACAGGGTGCACACG GTCATGCAGACCCGGGAACCCAAACAACGGCCGTCAGGGGGAGCACCCCCAGAACTTCACACCCTGAGGACACAGCTCCGGGAGCGGGACGTCCGCATCCGGCACCTGGAG ATGGACTTTGAGAAAAGTCGAAGTCAGCGGGAGCAGGAAGAAAAGTTGCTCATCAGTGCCTGGTATAATATG ggCATGGCTCTGCAGCAGCGAGCTGGGGAGGAGCGGGCACCCGCCCACGCCCAGTCATTCCTGGCCCAGCAGCGCCTGGCCACCAACACTCGCCGGGGGCCCCTGGGACGCCTAGCATCCCTGAACACGCGCCCCACGGACAAGCACTGA
- the HOOK2 gene encoding protein Hook homolog 2 isoform X3 has product MRVSAHLVADVPRPVPLYQPPGPEQWTRRSLCAEPDVSNLKTILQSLVEYSQDVLGHPVLEQHLPDVSLIGEFSDPEELGKLLQLVLGCAISCEKKQEHIQRIMTLEESVQHVVMEAIQELMTKDTSDSLSPETYGNFDNQSRRYYFLSEEADEGDELRQRCLDLERQLVLLAEEKQSLAQENAALRERAGRPEGEGAAGLTAKKLLLLQSQLEQLQEENFRLENGREDERLHCAELEREVSELQQRNQALTSLAQEAQALKDEMDELRQSSERAGQLEATLSSCRRRLGELRELRRQVRQLEERNAGHAERTRQLEDELRRAGSLRAQLEAQRRQVQELQGQRQEEAMKAEKWLFECRNLEEKYELVTKEKERLLAERDSLREANEELRCAQLQPRGPTQADPSLDPTSPAVENLAAEILPAELRETLLRLQLENKQLCQQEAAYRERQEELQRLLEDANRARHGLETQLRLNQQQLLELRAQVEDLQKALQEQGGKTEDSISALLKRKLEEHLQKLHEADLELQRKREYIEELEPPADSGTARRIEELQHSLQKKDADLRAMEERYRCYVDRVHTVMQTREPKQRPSGGAPPELHTLRTQLRERDVRIRHLEMDFEKSRSQREQEEKLLISAWYNMGMALQQRAGEERAPAHAQSFLAQQRLATNTRRGPLGRLASLNTRPTDKH; this is encoded by the exons ATGCGGGTCTCTGCTCACCTGG ttgCAGACGTTCCACGTCCCGTCCCCCTGTACCAGCCCCCAGGACCTGAGCAGTGGACTCGCCGTAGCCTATGTGCTGAACCAGAT GTTAGCAATCTGAAGACCATCTTACAGAGCTTGGTGGAGTACTCCCAGGAT GTCCTGGGACATCCTGTTTTGGAGCAGCACCTTCCAGACGTGAGCCTCATTGGCGAGTTTTCAGACCCAGAAGAACTTGGCAAGCTGCTTCAGCTGGTGCTTGGCTGTGCCATCAGTTGCGAGAAGAAGCAGG AACACATCCAGAGAATCATGACACTGGAGGAATCTGTGCAGCATGTGGTAATGGAAGCCATCCAGGAG CTCATGACCAAAGACACCTCTGACTCCCTGTCACCAGAAACATATGGGAACTTTGATAACCAG TCCCGAAGGTACTACTTTCTGAGTGAGGAGGCCGATGAAGGGGATGAACTTCGGCAGCGCTGTCTGGACCTAGAGCGGCAG CTGGTGCTCCTGGCCGAGGAGAAGCAGAGCCTGGCCCAGGAGAACGCGGCGCTGCGGGAGCGGGCTGGCCGGCCAGAGGGCGAGGGCGCTGCGGGCCTCACTGCCAAGAAGCTGTTGCTGCTGCAGTCCCAGCTGGAGCAGCTGCAGGAGGAGAACTTCAG gctggagAACGGCAGGGAGGACGAGCGCCTGCACTGTGCCGAGCTGGAGCGGGAGGTCTCGGAGCTGCAGCAGCGGAACCAGGCACTGACCAGTCTGGCTCAGGAGGCGCAGGCGCTGAAGGATGAGATGGACGAGCTGCG GCAGTCCTCTGAGCGTGCTGGACAGCTGGAGGCCACGCTGAGCAGCTGTCGGCGCCGGCTGGGTGAGCTGCGGGAGCTGAGGCGGCAGGTGCGGCAGCTGGAGGAGCGCAACGCCGGCCACGCCGAGCGTACCCGGCAGCTGGAGGATGAGCTACGCCGGGCTGGCTCGCTTCGTGCCCAGCTCGAGGCACAGCGGCGGCAG GTTCAGGAACTTCAGGGCCAAAGGCAGGAGGAGGCCATGAAGGCTGAGAAATGGCTCTTCGAGTGTCGAAATCTGGAGGAGAAGTACGAGTTGGTGACAAAGGAGAAGGAG CGGCTGCTGGCAGAGAGGGACTCCTTGCGGGAGGCCAATGAGGAACTGCGCTGTGCCCAGCTCCAGCCCCGGGGGCCGACCCAGGCTG ACCCTTCGCTGGATCCCACCTCACCAGCTGTGGAAAACTTAGCAGCAGAGATCCTACCTGCGGAGCTGAG GGAGACGCTCCTGCGGCTTCAGCTGGAGAACAAGCAGCTGTGCCAGCAGGAGGCGGCCTACCGGGAGCGGCAGGAGGAGCTGCAGCGCCTCCTGGAGGACGCCAACCGCGCGCGCCACGGGCTGGAAACCCAGCTGCG GCTGAACCAGCAGCAGCTGTTGGAGCTGCGGGCGCAGGTGGAGGACTTGCAGAAGGCCTTGCAAGAGCAGGGGGGCAAGACTGAGGAT TCGATT TCCGCCCTGCTGAAGAGGAAGCTGGAGGAACATCT GCAGAAGCTGCATGAAGCGGATCTGGAGCTGCAGAGGAAGCGAGAATACATCGAGGAGTTGGAACCGCCTGCTGACAGCGGCA CAGCCCGGCGTATTGAGGAGCTGCAGCATAGCCTGCAGAAGAAGGATGCGGACCTGCGGGCCATGGAAGAGCGCTACCGCTGCTACGTGGACAGGGTGCACACG GTCATGCAGACCCGGGAACCCAAACAACGGCCGTCAGGGGGAGCACCCCCAGAACTTCACACCCTGAGGACACAGCTCCGGGAGCGGGACGTCCGCATCCGGCACCTGGAG ATGGACTTTGAGAAAAGTCGAAGTCAGCGGGAGCAGGAAGAAAAGTTGCTCATCAGTGCCTGGTATAATATG ggCATGGCTCTGCAGCAGCGAGCTGGGGAGGAGCGGGCACCCGCCCACGCCCAGTCATTCCTGGCCCAGCAGCGCCTGGCCACCAACACTCGCCGGGGGCCCCTGGGACGCCTAGCATCCCTGAACACGCGCCCCACGGACAAGCACTGA
- the HOOK2 gene encoding protein Hook homolog 2 isoform X1, with translation MSVDKAELCGSLLTWLQTFHVPSPCTSPQDLSSGLAVAYVLNQIDPSWFNEAWLQGISDDPGPNWRLKVSNLKTILQSLVEYSQDVLGHPVLEQHLPDVSLIGEFSDPEELGKLLQLVLGCAISCEKKQEHIQRIMTLEESVQHVVMEAIQELMTKDTSDSLSPETYGNFDNQSRRYYFLSEEADEGDELRQRCLDLERQLVLLAEEKQSLAQENAALRERAGRPEGEGAAGLTAKKLLLLQSQLEQLQEENFRLENGREDERLHCAELEREVSELQQRNQALTSLAQEAQALKDEMDELRQSSERAGQLEATLSSCRRRLGELRELRRQVRQLEERNAGHAERTRQLEDELRRAGSLRAQLEAQRRQVQELQGQRQEEAMKAEKWLFECRNLEEKYELVTKEKERLLAERDSLREANEELRCAQLQPRGPTQADPSLDPTSPAVENLAAEILPAELRETLLRLQLENKQLCQQEAAYRERQEELQRLLEDANRARHGLETQLRLNQQQLLELRAQVEDLQKALQEQGGKTEDSISALLKRKLEEHLQKLHEADLELQRKREYIEELEPPADSGTARRIEELQHSLQKKDADLRAMEERYRCYVDRVHTVMQTREPKQRPSGGAPPELHTLRTQLRERDVRIRHLEMDFEKSRSQREQEEKLLISAWYNMGMALQQRAGEERAPAHAQSFLAQQRLATNTRRGPLGRLASLNTRPTDKH, from the exons ATGAGTGTGGACAAGGCCGAGCTATGCGGGTCTCTGCTCACCTGG ttgCAGACGTTCCACGTCCCGTCCCCCTGTACCAGCCCCCAGGACCTGAGCAGTGGACTCGCCGTAGCCTATGTGCTGAACCAGAT AGACCCTTCCTGGTTCAACGAGGCGTGGCTTCAGGGCATCTCAGATGACCCAGGTCCCAACTGGAGGCTGAAG GTTAGCAATCTGAAGACCATCTTACAGAGCTTGGTGGAGTACTCCCAGGAT GTCCTGGGACATCCTGTTTTGGAGCAGCACCTTCCAGACGTGAGCCTCATTGGCGAGTTTTCAGACCCAGAAGAACTTGGCAAGCTGCTTCAGCTGGTGCTTGGCTGTGCCATCAGTTGCGAGAAGAAGCAGG AACACATCCAGAGAATCATGACACTGGAGGAATCTGTGCAGCATGTGGTAATGGAAGCCATCCAGGAG CTCATGACCAAAGACACCTCTGACTCCCTGTCACCAGAAACATATGGGAACTTTGATAACCAG TCCCGAAGGTACTACTTTCTGAGTGAGGAGGCCGATGAAGGGGATGAACTTCGGCAGCGCTGTCTGGACCTAGAGCGGCAG CTGGTGCTCCTGGCCGAGGAGAAGCAGAGCCTGGCCCAGGAGAACGCGGCGCTGCGGGAGCGGGCTGGCCGGCCAGAGGGCGAGGGCGCTGCGGGCCTCACTGCCAAGAAGCTGTTGCTGCTGCAGTCCCAGCTGGAGCAGCTGCAGGAGGAGAACTTCAG gctggagAACGGCAGGGAGGACGAGCGCCTGCACTGTGCCGAGCTGGAGCGGGAGGTCTCGGAGCTGCAGCAGCGGAACCAGGCACTGACCAGTCTGGCTCAGGAGGCGCAGGCGCTGAAGGATGAGATGGACGAGCTGCG GCAGTCCTCTGAGCGTGCTGGACAGCTGGAGGCCACGCTGAGCAGCTGTCGGCGCCGGCTGGGTGAGCTGCGGGAGCTGAGGCGGCAGGTGCGGCAGCTGGAGGAGCGCAACGCCGGCCACGCCGAGCGTACCCGGCAGCTGGAGGATGAGCTACGCCGGGCTGGCTCGCTTCGTGCCCAGCTCGAGGCACAGCGGCGGCAG GTTCAGGAACTTCAGGGCCAAAGGCAGGAGGAGGCCATGAAGGCTGAGAAATGGCTCTTCGAGTGTCGAAATCTGGAGGAGAAGTACGAGTTGGTGACAAAGGAGAAGGAG CGGCTGCTGGCAGAGAGGGACTCCTTGCGGGAGGCCAATGAGGAACTGCGCTGTGCCCAGCTCCAGCCCCGGGGGCCGACCCAGGCTG ACCCTTCGCTGGATCCCACCTCACCAGCTGTGGAAAACTTAGCAGCAGAGATCCTACCTGCGGAGCTGAG GGAGACGCTCCTGCGGCTTCAGCTGGAGAACAAGCAGCTGTGCCAGCAGGAGGCGGCCTACCGGGAGCGGCAGGAGGAGCTGCAGCGCCTCCTGGAGGACGCCAACCGCGCGCGCCACGGGCTGGAAACCCAGCTGCG GCTGAACCAGCAGCAGCTGTTGGAGCTGCGGGCGCAGGTGGAGGACTTGCAGAAGGCCTTGCAAGAGCAGGGGGGCAAGACTGAGGAT TCGATT TCCGCCCTGCTGAAGAGGAAGCTGGAGGAACATCT GCAGAAGCTGCATGAAGCGGATCTGGAGCTGCAGAGGAAGCGAGAATACATCGAGGAGTTGGAACCGCCTGCTGACAGCGGCA CAGCCCGGCGTATTGAGGAGCTGCAGCATAGCCTGCAGAAGAAGGATGCGGACCTGCGGGCCATGGAAGAGCGCTACCGCTGCTACGTGGACAGGGTGCACACG GTCATGCAGACCCGGGAACCCAAACAACGGCCGTCAGGGGGAGCACCCCCAGAACTTCACACCCTGAGGACACAGCTCCGGGAGCGGGACGTCCGCATCCGGCACCTGGAG ATGGACTTTGAGAAAAGTCGAAGTCAGCGGGAGCAGGAAGAAAAGTTGCTCATCAGTGCCTGGTATAATATG ggCATGGCTCTGCAGCAGCGAGCTGGGGAGGAGCGGGCACCCGCCCACGCCCAGTCATTCCTGGCCCAGCAGCGCCTGGCCACCAACACTCGCCGGGGGCCCCTGGGACGCCTAGCATCCCTGAACACGCGCCCCACGGACAAGCACTGA
- the BEST2 gene encoding bestrophin-2 isoform X2, translating into MPLPDALMCVVAGTVHGRDERGRLYRRTLMRYAGLSAVLILRSVSTAVFKRFPTVDHVVEAGFMTREERKKFENLNSSYNKYWVPCVWFSNLAAQARREGRIRDNSALKLLLEELNVFRGKCGMLFHYDWISVPLVYTQVVTIAVYSYFLACLIGRQFLDPAQGYEGHNLDLCVPIFTLLQFFFYAGWLKVAEQLINPFGEDDDDFETNFLIDRNFQVSMLAVDEMYDDLAMLEKDLYWDATEARAPYTAATAFLLQQPSFQGSTFDITLAKEDMQFQRLDGADGPLGEAHGDFLQRLLPVGAGMAAGGLLGRRLSLMRRKNSCVSETSTAASCACAGAPDGAAPECGCGDPLLDPGLREPEPELPVGPEMPVPGAAPEPFTTVPMPAPRGPAPPWLPSPIGEEEESLA; encoded by the exons ATGCCGCTGCCCGACGCGCTCATGTGCGTGGTGGCAGGCACGGTGCACGGACGCGACGAGCGGGGCCGCCTCTATAGGCGCACGCTCATGCGCTACGCCGGGCTCTCGGCTGTGCTAATCCTGCGCTCAGTCAGCACCGCGGTCTTCAAGCGCTTCCCTACGGTCGACCACGTAGTGGAGGCGG GATTTATGACCCGGGAGGAGCGGAAGAAGTTCGAGAACTTGAACTCGTCCTACAACAAGTATTGGGTGCCCTGCGTCTGGTTCTCCAACCTGGCTGCTCAGGCCCGGCGCGAGGGCCGCATCCGCGACAACAGCGCCCTTAAACTGCTGCTCGAG GAGCTGAATGTGTTTCGGGGCAAGTGTGGAATGCTCTTTCACTACGACTGGATCAGCGTACCCCTTGTCTATACCCAG GTGGTGACCATAGCTGTGTACAGCTACTTCCTGGCCTGCCTCATCGGTCGCCAGTTCCTGGACCCAGCTCAGGGCTATGAAGGCCACAACCTGGACCTGTGCGTGCCCATCTTCACCCTGCTGCAGTTCTTTTTCTATGCGGGCTGGCTCAAG GTAGCCGAGCAGCTCATCAATCCCTTCGGAGAAGACGACGATGACTTTGAGACCAACTTTCTGATCGACCGCAACTTCCAG GTGTCAATGCTAGCCGTGGACGAGATGTATGATGACCTGGCCATGCTAGAGAAGGATTTGTACTGGGACGCAACCGAGGCTCGCGCCCCCTACACCGCAGCCACGGCGTTCCTGCTGCAGCAGCCCTCCTTCCAGGGCTCCACCTTCGATATCAC GTTGGCTAAAGAGGACATGCAGTTCCAGCGGCTGGACGGCGCGGACGGACCGCTGGGCGAGGCGCACGGCGACTTTTTGCAGCGCCTCCTGCCGGTAGGCGCAGGCATGGCCGCGGGAGGCCTGCTCGGCCGGCGCCTGTCCCTAATGCGCCGCAAGAACAGCTGCGTGTCTGAGACGTCCACAGCCGCCAGCTGCGCGTGCGCAGGCGCCCCCGACGGCGCGGCCCCGGAGTGTGGTTGCGGGGACCCGCTTCTCGACCCCGGCCTGCGGGAGCCAGAGCCGGAGCTCCCCGTCGGCCCCGAGATGCCCGTCCCGGGGGCCGCCCCCGAGCCCTTCACAACCGTGCCCATGCCCGCGCCGCGGGGACCGGCTCCTCCCTGGCTGCCCAGCCCCATTGGCGAGGAGGAGGAGAGTCTAGCCTGA
- the BEST2 gene encoding bestrophin-2 isoform X1 gives MTVTYTARVANARFGGFSQLLLLWRGSIYKLLWRELVCFLGLYMALSAAYRFVLTEEQKRYFEKLVIYCDQYASLIPVSFVLGFYVTLVVHRWWNQYLCMPLPDALMCVVAGTVHGRDERGRLYRRTLMRYAGLSAVLILRSVSTAVFKRFPTVDHVVEAGFMTREERKKFENLNSSYNKYWVPCVWFSNLAAQARREGRIRDNSALKLLLEELNVFRGKCGMLFHYDWISVPLVYTQVVTIAVYSYFLACLIGRQFLDPAQGYEGHNLDLCVPIFTLLQFFFYAGWLKVAEQLINPFGEDDDDFETNFLIDRNFQVSMLAVDEMYDDLAMLEKDLYWDATEARAPYTAATAFLLQQPSFQGSTFDITLAKEDMQFQRLDGADGPLGEAHGDFLQRLLPVGAGMAAGGLLGRRLSLMRRKNSCVSETSTAASCACAGAPDGAAPECGCGDPLLDPGLREPEPELPVGPEMPVPGAAPEPFTTVPMPAPRGPAPPWLPSPIGEEEESLA, from the exons ATGACCGTCACGTACACAGCCCGCGTGGCCAATGCGCGCTTCGGAGGATTCTcgcagctgctgctgctgtggcgCGGGAGCATCTACAAACTTCTGTGGCGCGAGCTCGTCTGCTTCCTAGGGCTCTACATGGCGCTGAGTGCCGCCTATCG CTTCGTGCTGACAGAAGAGCAGAAGCGTTACTTCGAGAAGCTCGTCATCTACTGTGATCAGTATGCCAGTCTCATCCCTGTCTCTTTCGTGCTGG GTTTCTACGTGACGCTGGTGGTGCACCGCTGGTGGAACCAGTACCTATGCATGCCGCTGCCCGACGCGCTCATGTGCGTGGTGGCAGGCACGGTGCACGGACGCGACGAGCGGGGCCGCCTCTATAGGCGCACGCTCATGCGCTACGCCGGGCTCTCGGCTGTGCTAATCCTGCGCTCAGTCAGCACCGCGGTCTTCAAGCGCTTCCCTACGGTCGACCACGTAGTGGAGGCGG GATTTATGACCCGGGAGGAGCGGAAGAAGTTCGAGAACTTGAACTCGTCCTACAACAAGTATTGGGTGCCCTGCGTCTGGTTCTCCAACCTGGCTGCTCAGGCCCGGCGCGAGGGCCGCATCCGCGACAACAGCGCCCTTAAACTGCTGCTCGAG GAGCTGAATGTGTTTCGGGGCAAGTGTGGAATGCTCTTTCACTACGACTGGATCAGCGTACCCCTTGTCTATACCCAG GTGGTGACCATAGCTGTGTACAGCTACTTCCTGGCCTGCCTCATCGGTCGCCAGTTCCTGGACCCAGCTCAGGGCTATGAAGGCCACAACCTGGACCTGTGCGTGCCCATCTTCACCCTGCTGCAGTTCTTTTTCTATGCGGGCTGGCTCAAG GTAGCCGAGCAGCTCATCAATCCCTTCGGAGAAGACGACGATGACTTTGAGACCAACTTTCTGATCGACCGCAACTTCCAG GTGTCAATGCTAGCCGTGGACGAGATGTATGATGACCTGGCCATGCTAGAGAAGGATTTGTACTGGGACGCAACCGAGGCTCGCGCCCCCTACACCGCAGCCACGGCGTTCCTGCTGCAGCAGCCCTCCTTCCAGGGCTCCACCTTCGATATCAC GTTGGCTAAAGAGGACATGCAGTTCCAGCGGCTGGACGGCGCGGACGGACCGCTGGGCGAGGCGCACGGCGACTTTTTGCAGCGCCTCCTGCCGGTAGGCGCAGGCATGGCCGCGGGAGGCCTGCTCGGCCGGCGCCTGTCCCTAATGCGCCGCAAGAACAGCTGCGTGTCTGAGACGTCCACAGCCGCCAGCTGCGCGTGCGCAGGCGCCCCCGACGGCGCGGCCCCGGAGTGTGGTTGCGGGGACCCGCTTCTCGACCCCGGCCTGCGGGAGCCAGAGCCGGAGCTCCCCGTCGGCCCCGAGATGCCCGTCCCGGGGGCCGCCCCCGAGCCCTTCACAACCGTGCCCATGCCCGCGCCGCGGGGACCGGCTCCTCCCTGGCTGCCCAGCCCCATTGGCGAGGAGGAGGAGAGTCTAGCCTGA